The DNA sequence GTACCAAACACCTTTAAAGAAAGACAGCAAGGTTTCCAGACAGTTCGCATCCAACTCATACCAGATTGATATTTGGCAGGTTTATAATCCCTATGGCTATTTGCAGAGAATTCCTCACAATTTGGAATAGCTTGTTATTAtgctcatttgaatttgaaagctGTATGATCTGTTGAAAAATGTTTTCAAGTAATATTTGTCAAACCTAACATGATTTCTTCTCTATTTAAATGAGAAATCTGAGAGAGATATGAGAGCTATAGGACTGTAGGCGTTTTGAACTGGTGGAAAACATTGTAAGCAAAAAAACCATAAGCCAATTCTTTAGGAGACGAAAAATAACTAAAACCAGATCACGCTCAGAGGAACAGGAAAGTGCTTTGATTTTTCAGATAAATGATTAGTCATAATGGTGACCTGTCCTGTCGGGTGTGCTGATCATATGAAGGACTTCTGCTTGACGACATTGACTCCTCTCTACTGGAAGCATCTGTGACAGTGGAGTTTCAATACAAAGCATATTTCATTAAGGCAAGTGAGGCGTGTTGAACTGtcaaacacactccaacacactcccagcagtttctctcacacacacaagcacattcgCTCAGGCAAACACTCCCCCAAGGTAACAACTGTAtgttatgtgtgcgtgcatggcaAATATTTGTCCACATCTGGATTGACAAAGCAGCTGCAGCAGTTGCTGTGGCGATAGACGAGACCACCGAGACCGACTCCCGTCGTTTTGGTCGGGTCAGTTGAGATCTGTCTTTCGTAGAGGATATATGGTGGTAGTGACCGCCTATGCCCGGGCCTCTGCCCAACTGTTGTTGTGGTAATGCAGATGTCGTGTGGGTAAGTTATGGCTAAGGTGTGAGGCTATTATCTACCGGAAGATTTCCCGTCGGACGTCTCTCGCTTCCCTTTAGCGGGCGTGGGTgccgaggcggcggcggcgggcctGGTCCTCTTGGAGACGGGCTCCTGGGTTCTGCTTTTGGGCGGGGGCGTGGAGGTGGGCCGGGCGGCCGGGCCGGCgggctgcctcctcctctcggcggcggccggcggcggcggggggcgGCGGTGGTGCTGCGGGGAGGGGCTGTCGGTGCGGGAGGTGGAGTAGCTGCGCGGGGAGGTGCTCATGCTGCGCGTGGACGGCGAGCCCGGGGCCCGGGGGGAGGAGCGAGGACCGGAGCGAGGACCACCGCGCCCCCCGCGGAGCAGAGCGGGGCCGGCCGCAGAGAGGGGGCGGCTCTGGGGCGCCGGAGAGGGGCAGGGCTGGGACCTGGGCCACGAGGAGCCCATGCTGGACGCCTTCCGAAGCCTgttgcagaggagagaacagaacacaccCTTAGCACACGTCCTCTTCctacaatttcaatttaatttacttatagagcgccgaaattacacatgtctcatggcgctttacagagtgttaaacaaacagagagaaccCATGAGTATTTACCATTGGCAATGTGCAATTTCAACAATCAGATTAGATTTCCATTCggctttatccaaagcaactgaCCATTTAGGCTCAACTAACGGCGCTGAATTGGAGGTTATGAGTGAATGCTGGTGGTCATGAGCCAGAGATGGTCTTGTCACCATGTGTGTGATCAAAGCCTATAACATGTCTTGAGGCATATCTATTccatatgcacttagtctattaGCGTttcttaagtagggttcagaccaaagattcccgacgaaacgagacgagacgagccgcgacgttctaataccttgcgactgcgaatcaatgtgtttaatgctctgcgacggcttgaaACTACGTGCAATTTCTAATTCACActgctgcaactcagtctcgtcgcgtcgggaatctttggtgtgaatcgGGCTTTATGATTATGGTTGGGATATTGCTGTATagtgctgttttgttttcattaggccattgattaaattgacattattgttttttattgCTTAAcattccatagttattgttattatataattgattaaattactttattgtttatttataattttcccatttagtcattgtttattttcattaggtttgcttatattgatactgttattgtttatattgctattctctttAGTCGACACTATATAGTCTGATCAACTTTTTTAATTTGTTCACTGCTAAATTAAatcattttattgtttttgtttgtatgtcgctttggacaaaggcgtctgctaagtaaCATGAGCAGtaagtttcttggtgttttgagccccccaacgttgtcttcaaggcagcgctagggttaggcatggttatggttagggttaggggtaggatgaaGTGCCTTTAAGTCCACAGTgccagcgctgcctggaagatgacgttgggggctcaaaacaccatcgagctaATCGTAACCGTAAGTAAATTTGGATTGCACGCTCCCCAGGTGTGGTGTACCAACCTGCGCAGAGAGGAGGTTGCTTTTGTtgtctgggggtgggggggtgcggcGGGAGCGGTCCCCGGGGCCGACGGGGGTTTCCTGACCGGCGTCACCAGCCTGGGgatcctgctcctcctctggccCTCGGCCGCCTGTGGCCGGCCCCTCTCCCTGACCGACTCGTCCTCGGAGGCGGTGGTGGACGGGCTCGGGGAGGCGGGCGCGGCGGGTGCTCGGCGGTGGCGGCTCTGCCGGCGCTCCAGGACCAGCCGCGCCAGGTGAGGGCGCCCGGTCTTCAGGTGGCGCGGGGAGCCGGGGCCCCTGGGGATCGACCGGTCCGAGCCGCTCTCCTCCTCCGACACGGGCACCGGGATCCGACTCCGGCGCCGACGGCCGGTCGGAGCGTCGGCCTCTGGCTCCTCCCCTTTTGTCTCGGCACCAATAACAGGCGGCGTTTCACCCTCCGGACCCACCTcttccttcacctcctcccccGTCTCAGCGTCAGCGGCGACGACCTCGCACACCTTTACCTGATCAGCGTCCTCTTCCTGCTCGACGCACGGCGCTCCCTCTACATCGGTCTCCCCGCCGGCTTCTAGAACGTTCTGCGAAACGGGTTCTTCTGCAGTTTGAATGCAAGGTTCTGATTGAACAGCTGCCTCAGGCGTGTGCTCGTGTTCCGCTCCCAGCGGAGTCGAGATGCTCTCTCGGCGTTCCTCCTCCTTGCTCTCGCCacttttctccctctcgctctcgccctcgctcttcctctcgctctccgGGGCTTTCTCCGAcgcgtcctcttcctcctctctgttctctgcctGCTCCTCGAGGATCTCCGCATCACACGGATTGTCTTCACGCTTTTCTGAGTCATcgactctctcttcttcttcttcttcctcactCTGTTGGCTTTCttcgtctctctcctcctctaatttctcctcttcctctgtcttgacgttttcttccttctcctcctcctcctcttcctcctcctcgtcatcttcctcctcctcgtcatcttcctctctatccttctcttcctcctcttgcaAGACTTCTTCACTTTtgccctcatcctcctcccctTCACTTTCACCCtttatctcctctctcccctcctcctgctcctcttcctcctcttcctcttcctcttcctcctcctcctcctctactctggggctctctgattggctgggctCTGGCGCCGTCTCCTCGTGGGAGCCGGGGTGCTGCTGTCGGGCCGTCATGACGTTCAGGTGCGACGTCTCGGCGATGTGTATGAAGGTGCGCTCCACCTTGGTGAAGGGCGGCGAAGACGTGCCCCCCGAGCTGGACACCATGCTGACCGTCGGCATGGCGATGATGGGCCGGGGATCGGACCGGACGATGGTGGACGCCAGCGTTCCGGGCTCGGCCTCGTCCGGCGGCGGCGGGTGCGATGGCGGCCGCTCGCTCTGCGGCGTCAGCGCGTTGAACGTGCCCTGCCCGTCGCCCGGGGAGACCAGGCCGTTGCCGGGCGAGCCCAGGCCGTTGGCAGGCGAGGCCAGCACCAGCGTGCGCGAGGCGTCCTCCTGGTCGTGCTCCTTGTTGTGCGCGGGGGCCATCAGGGTGGACGCGGCGTTCTCCGGGCTGCCCTCGCTGCTCTTGGGGCTGCCCTCGCTGCCGGAGCCCTGGCCCTCGCCGCCCTCCTCCCGAGGCACGTCGAACATCAGCACCCCGGACAGGAAGTCCACTCGCTTCGGTCTCGTCTGGGAGGGCAGGACCTCAGGATGTGCCTCTTGGATgtcctacaaaaaaaaaaaaaacagcaatacTCAGTGATGCCATTACAGTAATGAAGTACATTACACTGACAAGCACATCTACAGTAATTATAGTAACTAATAAAGCCATCTAATAGTGGAATGTTATATAACATGGATTAAAGCAGTATATTCAGCGGGAAATATTGTATGTGtatagaaaaaacaaacaaaaacacagacacggtGCACACTTAATTTTGAATTCAATAGCTCTACATGCTAGATGGCTAATCAAGTGACTGTAAGAATTGTTAACTGATACACTACATATCGTCTTCACATGACTAGATTCAGCACTGACAAAGAGTAAAAAGACTGCATGAGTTCTTCCCCAATTCCTTTAATATTTTGGTTGTATACAAGCTTTGCAGGATTGTCTTGAGTAActgacatacattttttttaaaaggcacAAAAGACCATGGTACAGTGTTATATTATCTTGCGTccctattgtttttttgtttttttttgtagttaaATCACCAAGCCCGTTGTGATTTCAAGTGTAGGCTCAAAATACAGTGCTTAGCCCAAGGCATGTACAGCAGCGAAGCACAAGGAAGCAGAACAGAGAGCATGCTGACAGTTACACCACTCACATGTTAAATCCAGCAGCGTGTTCGATAAcacattattcttttttttaaaaaatggaacAGATAAAAAGCTCAAAACACATGCTTTTCTAGATATGATACAAGTGGAACTGTACAGTGTTATTGCGATACAAAACAATGCTCTGTTTGTCTTTATAAAGTTCGAAAGTCTTCTCCCTATACAGGATTGCTGACTTTTTTTGTTAACAAGGCTTTTCCAAGAGAGATGTTATCAAGCTAACAGTACACTATACGCACACAGCaaatttccctttttttcttttgatgtcATCATACGCACAGTGTCTCCATAGTCACATtggtaggatgtgtgtgtgagagggagagagagagagagagggagagagagagagagagagagagagatagagagcgagagagagagagagcgagagagagagagagcgagagagcgagagagcgagagagagagagagagagcgcgcgagcgagcgagatagagagacaaagaaagaaaaatgacgAAATGGCTTACAAAACATTACAAGGAGCGAAACCAGTGTGAACAATTATTTACACGTACTGGATCTAACTTGGCTGAACACTGCCCAGTGCCCTCAAACTGTCAAATGTGTTTTTGCATTCCAGGAATCCATAATGACTTATTTGACACCAAATGTGGGTAAACACTCTAGAAGAGTTTTgttaatacatactgtaatcaGTGAAGTACTGCTGATTAATGtaatactattttttttttttacaccataAACCTGACTTTCAATGAACATTGAATTTGGATTTCCACTTCTGGTGTATATTTACTAAACATACTGAACAGCCATCATAAATgcttttcccccccccctctacggCATCTTAAGCACCACTAAGTTTCTCTACCATATCAGCCCATTCCGATACTGCAAAAACGCTTGACACCAGACCAATGTTACCAAGACTACATATCTGTACTATCCCACAAGAAATGACGAATATTAGTAGGGCACAAACACCTTAGAAAATACTAAATACTGCAAAGTCAAAGCACTGGTAGCCAGTGTGCTGAtgtgtacatttgcaaatgagCTGCTTTCCGCATCATTTACCGGCATTGACCTCATAGCCTGTATAGTATACAGTGGGAAAATGATGTAATCAACGCAATTCAGCACAGCATATCAACTGTTTCAGGATCTCATCAGTAGAGCAATTCTTTGTCAGTTGTGGACACTGGGGGCAGTCGTCAACTGATTAATGTAAAAGGTACGGGTAGAGGAATGTCAATCTTTTTCTTTGTAGTAGGAGACGGTCAAAGCGGACAGAAACACGACTTTGAATATATAGCGACAAATATCTTGATCTGTGTAGACTGCTAGCACAATCAAATGATATTTCCGTGTTAAAAGGCACAGTGCAGTGCAAATGATctgatgtgtgtttagatttgtTTTAAGCTTAAGCCATATATGCCACTGGGGCCAACAGAAAATTAAGAAGTTATATTAGAGGTTGATCACTGTAACACGAGACGTTTGAAgaagcacacaacacacttcgACAAACTTTTATCAGACATGCATCTGCTTTCATACTGCAGCCTGTCTTGTCTTACATGGAAGACCCATTCTTAATCCAGAGACTTCATCAATGTCATTTCTTTAACTGTGATAAAGTGgggttatatacagtacaactcCTGTCCAAACCTCAATAATGTAGTTTACTcatttctcttttgttttgtaAAAAGGAACAAAATGTGGTGCTACATGTAGTGCATGAGTGTGACTGTATGTCTCTGAGTGTTTGAAAATGCATGTAAACCATGTTTGATGTGCTTAGCATTAACACACCAAAAGCAGCAAGCTAAGAGCATTCTATCCGGCGAAGCATGTTTTAAGTGAATGGGTGCGTTGAACAGTAAGagcaaaaagcaaaaacatGATCGGTGCAGCAGAGGCCACCCCTCCAGCAATCAGTGATAGCATTCTTTCTGTGTAGGAAAACAATTGTACATTTCTAATACAAAAGAAAATATACACTTTTATTTTACAATtttttgatgaaatgagaaacaaaagaaCCCCTAACTAAGGGGACTGTCTGAACTAAGCGCTGCACTGCCAAAGCTGAAATGCTGCACTAATCCATTAACAGAACACCTTTAAACCTCAACGTGCAGAAAATTGCATTAGCATCTACAGActcctgtctcactcactctataTAAGTGATTTTCTGTGGCAGCCTCCATTTAATAGGTATAGCGCGCTCTAGCAGGTTTACTGGTATGTCCACTGTTACTGTTGAACTTCTCTGTACACTAAGTACAGACAGAGAACCCTGTTCTACCACACCAAGCCAGAGCATCACTGCATTCCACAACGCCACATGgtgaacacataaacacagaggtGAGTGAATGATAGTGCACGGGGGTGTTGTCCATGTTGTAGCTATAGCAGCAATGGGGCTCTATACAATGACCACAGCAGTGGTCCACAGTAATGGGTATTGCATACCCCTCTTCTTTGGCGGGAAAATCATAAACGTTATGAATTTGTCCCTACTAATGATGAATTAAAAACTCAGCGACAGGTGGAATATAGATGAACATACAAAGACAACACTTGATACGTGTCTGTATCTaagtgaaacatttttttttgtctccctgTTTGGTGATTCAGGAACTAGACTATTGAGTTGGATCATCTATTTATACTCTGCTGTGCTACTGCCCTTAGACCTCCATTTAGTGTTCCTGTCAAATGTCTGATCCAGTTAATATGTCATCAGAAAGCACACAAGATACATATCCAGCACAGCCACAAATAACAACACTgaacatacacatttacatggCGGGAGCAATGACCTCCCAAACGCAAAACTATTGCCAACCTCTCTATTGCCATTCAGTCTCACTTGACTTTCACTCAGTTATCCAACAGTGCGAGTGACAAAGCAGCATCTAGAACACACAGTTCACCTCACTTTACAGTAGTTCCGTCTCTCAGCTGAGGCTTTCGTACAGGGAGAACCAGCAGAGCTCTAATGTCCAATTGGCTGGTAAAAAGTACAGGTTGTATGTACCGGTATGTCCCCATGGCTCAGATGCAGATGACTACagtactcaacacacacagagtgaaacaGCAACCGCAGCTTTGTAGCTGCAATCTGTTAGTGCACTACACCGTTTCCTCTGAGAGTATTTCAGTATTTTCAGTATTTCATGATCTCTTTCCTTTACCTTTTAGCACAATTCAGAACACCGTCCACATGAATGACTTCATTAGCACCATCTTCCATGCCGCTGTATTGTGCCTATTGACTACTCTTCAATTCCTTTTGAAAGAATGTGCTGTTAAGCGGTTTGATTTTCTCTTGCAACTAAATGAGCTAAATAAAATACTATTCGTTTTTTAAATGAGAAACTAACTCAGCATTTACTTTGTAAAAGCATTATGGGaagctcaaaaaaaaaaaactaccccAAGGGCATTTTTCTCTGTGTAAGAAGAACGAGCTGGTAAAGCTCGAATTGATTTTTCAACGACAACTGAATGAAAAGCGAGTGTGCGCTTCAATATTGCTACGCTACTATTTTGACGCCGCCCGGCGTGGCTCATCCATCTGTGTGCTGTCAGCCTGGCTTATTGTTCTCATCGGTTCCCTAGCCGCCGGCCGCGCGCTAAACTGGTCATGGAGTGGGCGGCGGGATGCGCTGGGGGTCATGCTGACGTCGGAGTGCCTATAGGGAAAGTGCTTAGTGTGCAGCCTCTCTGCCCTTCTCGTGTCCTTCCCAAATAgcgcgccaacacacacacacacacacacacacacacaaacaaacaagcacacacacacacattcacacacacacacacacacaaacacacacacatagacacacacacatacatacaaacatacacacacgcacatcagcACAAGACGCACAGGTTCACTCTCATATAGacgcatactgtactgtacagacaCTCCATATCCACCACCacagacataaaacaaacacCCTCCCACTccgactcacacacagaaacggaATAGTGTGCATCACCATGTTTTGTGATGGCACAAATCCACGATCTGCCTTCCCTCATGTTTCATCATCATTAAATATTGCAACGATAAAGAAACCACATTGCAAatcaagaaaaacaaacaaacaaacaaacaaaacagtcagTGTTGCATGCTTTTTCCCCATAGTCATTAATCCTACAGCCCAACTGGTCCATCTTGGCTCTGTTTATCTGCTAGGATCTCCATTTCATGGACATGACCAGACCGCAAGCGTATTGATCGGCCCTCAGCGGGACGCCGTCTGGCTCCCCCACTCCTCCCGGGGGCCGCGCGCTGAGAGCGAAGCAGGGGGGGAAGACGGTGGAGAGCTCGCAGAGCCGGTTACGCGGCTCCTCGGCCCGTTCAAGTGACCAGGAGTGCAGATGGCCCCGCGCCTCAAGAGGAACATGTGTGCGACGCGCGCGCACGCGGGCCTACAACGGCTCGGACAAAGCTCCGTCTCCACGGGCGCTCGGTCTCTCGTCCAAATGGGCGGTCCATTTGGCCGTTCCTGTTGTAGGGTGCAGTGTGTCTTGAGGTGAAGTGACCGCTCAAAGGGACACAACTCATGATGTGGTGATGGACACA is a window from the Sardina pilchardus chromosome 18, fSarPil1.1, whole genome shotgun sequence genome containing:
- the LOC134064448 gene encoding tau-tubulin kinase 1-like — its product is MQCVGPAVQADVNMNGVGEQVDILPPNCMVKERWKVLKKIGGGGFGEIYEALDLLTRENVALKVESAQQPKQVLKMEVAVLKKLQGKNHVCKFIGCGRNEKFNYVVMQLQGRNLADLRRSQPRGTFSMSTTLRLGKQILESIEAIHSVGFLHRDIKPSNFAMGRLPSTYRKCYMLDFGLARQYTNTSGEVRPPRTVAGFRGTVRYASVNAHKNKEMGRHDDLWSLFYMLVEFTVGQLPWRKIKDKEQVGQIKERYEHKMLLKHMPSEFYIFLDHVLGLDYYTKPDYQLLMSVFDMSMKDRTITENESYDWEKAGTEPTLSTSLPAAPQQNTRPTAAVAGVVNITAVPGETPRENTDDVLKDEHLSDQENAPPAPAASRPGDAAHPPPEGEPWDDTDFNRNKLRISISKTQVALEEEGQAGGAGSAEAKALESPSGQARALRFRRVNSPESDRLSRADGGADAYDRRSRMDILCSPSRVVYSSQPAQMLSLDAGQGERQASGRQDASVDGDQEAHSNAFIHSVPLAEEEDFDSREWVIIDKEMELRDFLPGAEPTNSGTTDEEPEELRPLEDHEGRRRCHDGVVRPKTHSAERQRCMMALNNGEGAAGSSPAHSPCHSLPHTCPRRRESEPFGPHRQDIQEAHPEVLPSQTRPKRVDFLSGVLMFDVPREEGGEGQGSGSEGSPKSSEGSPENAASTLMAPAHNKEHDQEDASRTLVLASPANGLGSPGNGLVSPGDGQGTFNALTPQSERPPSHPPPPDEAEPGTLASTIVRSDPRPIIAMPTVSMVSSSGGTSSPPFTKVERTFIHIAETSHLNVMTARQQHPGSHEETAPEPSQSESPRVEEEEEEEEEEEEEEEQEEGREEIKGESEGEEDEGKSEEVLQEEEEKDREEDDEEEEDDEEEEEEEEEKEENVKTEEEEKLEEERDEESQQSEEEEEEERVDDSEKREDNPCDAEILEEQAENREEEEDASEKAPESERKSEGESEREKSGESKEEERRESISTPLGAEHEHTPEAAVQSEPCIQTAEEPVSQNVLEAGGETDVEGAPCVEQEEDADQVKVCEVVAADAETGEEVKEEVGPEGETPPVIGAETKGEEPEADAPTGRRRRSRIPVPVSEEESGSDRSIPRGPGSPRHLKTGRPHLARLVLERRQSRHRRAPAAPASPSPSTTASEDESVRERGRPQAAEGQRRSRIPRLVTPVRKPPSAPGTAPAAPPHPQTTKATSSLRRLRKASSMGSSWPRSQPCPSPAPQSRPLSAAGPALLRGGRGGPRSGPRSSPRAPGSPSTRSMSTSPRSYSTSRTDSPSPQHHRRPPPPPAAAERRRQPAGPAARPTSTPPPKSRTQEPVSKRTRPAAAASAPTPAKGKRETSDGKSSGR